The Bradysia coprophila strain Holo2 chromosome II, BU_Bcop_v1, whole genome shotgun sequence genome has a segment encoding these proteins:
- the LOC119071200 gene encoding methyltransferase N6AMT1-like — protein sequence MERIRFDQKGFEEYFNEVFQFIYRPDDDSKMLVDAVERLESLIFDHIKPAVCLEIGSGSGYVINSISKNFGSKIYKYYATDINPIAIETTLASGRANGVSNIHVVMTSLVDDIKKNLTHQVDLLVTNPPFEPSPVEDVGRKGAICAWSAGKNGRAIIDRIIIELPDIMSDHGVALMCCVKENDVNDIIRRMGEQDFYSNIVIEREGTTSSNYNRIYQQYVIAFSKTNYWAEPY from the exons atggaaagaATTCGCTTCGATCAAAAAGGCTTCGAGGAGTATTTCAACGAGGTATTCCAGTTCATTTATCGCCCAGATGACGATAGCAAGATGCTGGTGGACGCTGTTGAGAGACTTGAATCGCTAATTTTTGATCACATTAAGCCAGCCGTCTGTCTCGAGATTGGCAGCGGATCAGGCTATGTCATCaactcaatttcaaaaaatttcggcagcaaaatttacaaatactA TGCAACCGACATAAATCCGATCGCAATCGAGACGACTCTTGCATCAGGAAGAGCCAATGGTGTTAGCAATATTCACGTTGTCATGACTAGTCTAGTGGATGATATCAAGAAGAATCTGACACACCAGGTGGATCTACTGGTAACCAATCCACCTTTCGAGCCATCCCCAGTGGAAGATGTTGGTCGCAAAGGCGCCATTTGTGCTTGGTCGGCAGGAAAGAATGGAAGAGCTATTATCGATCGCATAATAATTGAATTACCGGATATAATGTCTGATCATGGTGTGGCACTGATGTGCTGCGTCAAAGAAAATGACGTCAACGATATAATACGGCGGATGGGGGAACAAGACTTTTATTCCAACATTGTGATTGAGCGTGAAGGTACCACTAGCTCGAACTACAATCGAATTTATCAGCAGTATGTTATCGCCTTTAGTAAAACAAATTACTGGGCGGAGCCGTACTAG